One region of Mangifera indica cultivar Alphonso chromosome 3, CATAS_Mindica_2.1, whole genome shotgun sequence genomic DNA includes:
- the LOC123210834 gene encoding probable receptor-like protein kinase At2g39360 isoform X1 — MSKSVATIVGGAAGALALMAVFVGLVWFCKSQCKNVSNKNSETGSSDPSALVEWNRGAGSISATGQPLSGAHGARQFTMAELEQATRPFSESSLIGYGSFGPIYKGLLLDTVVAIKRRPGPPRQEFVAEVNHLSAIRHRNLVSLLGYCLENGSQMLVFEYLPNGNMCNHLYDMGQEPSAKLEFKQRVSIALGAAKGLCHLHSLRPPLLHKNFKTANVLVDENFIAKVADAGVSTLLDKIEEADPSHMTNVNVFQDPELEGPGGFTEKSDVYSFGVFLFELVTGHEASHITSLGSYEALIEWVRSRLSLNDFVDRRLVGTFTTDGIRDLIRLTLQCMSSPGSKRPKMEMVMVELERIHEKEMALTTFMGEGTSTITLGSELFTSK; from the exons ATGTCGAAATCGGTTGCAACTATAGTTGGAGGTGCTGCAGGGGCACTTGCTTTAATGGCAGTATTCGTTGGACTTGTGTGGTTCTGCAAGTCACAATGTAAAAATGTTTCAAACAAGAATTCAGAGACAGGTTCCTCAGATCCATCCGCACTTG TTGAGTGGAATAGAGGGGCTGGATCAATTTCAGCCACAGGCCAGCCTCTATCTGGAGCCCATGGAGCACGGCAGTTCACAATGGCAGAGTTGGAGCAAGCCACCAGGCCATTTAGTGAAAGTAGTCTCATTGGCTATGGAAGCTTTGGTCCAATATACAAAGGCCTGCTTCTCGATACTGTAGTTGCTATCAAAAGGCGCCCTGGTCCTCCTCGACAAGAATTTGTTGCAGAG GTTAATCATTTGTCAGCGATCCGACATCGCAATTTAGTTAGTCTTCTGGGTTACTGCCTGGAAAATGGCTCTCAAATGTTGGTGTTTGAATATCTACCAAATGGCAACATGTGCAATCATTTATATG ATATGGGGCAAGAGCCATCGGCTAAACTGGAGTTCAAACAGAGGGTATCCATAGCTCTGGGAGCAGCTAAAG GTTTATGCCATTTGCATAGTCTAAGGCCTCCCTTGCTGcacaaaaactttaaaacagCCAATGTATTGGTTGATGAGAACTTCATTGCTAAAGTTGCAGATGCTGGAGTCTCAACTTTACTTGACAAAATAGAAGAAGCAGACCCATCTCACATGACTAATGTCAATGTTTTCCAAGATCCaga GCTAGAAGGACCCGGAGGCTTCACAGAAAAGAGTGATGTTTATAGCTTTGGCGTTTTTCTTTTCGAGCTTGTAACCGGACATGAGGCTTCACATATTACCTCCCTGGGATCTTATGAAGCCTTAATTGAATGG GTCCGATCAAGATTGAGTTTAAACGATTTTGTGGACCGTCGCCTGGTGGGAACTTTCACTACAGATGGAATCAGGGACTTGATCAGGCTGACTCTACAATGCATGAGCTCTCCTGGAAGCAAGCGGCCAAAAATGGAAATGGTTATGGTTGAACTTGAACGGATTCATGAGAAAGAAATGGCATTAACAACATTTATGGGCGAGGGAACTTCTACAATTACTCTAGGTAGTGAACTATTTACTTCAAAATGA
- the LOC123210834 gene encoding probable receptor-like protein kinase At2g39360 isoform X2 — protein MSKSVATIVGGAAGALALMAVFVGLVWFCKSQCKNVSNKNSETGSSDPSALVEWNRGAGSISATGQPLSGAHGARQFTMAELEQATRPFSESSLIGYGSFGPIYKGLLLDTVVAIKRRPGPPRQEFVAEVNHLSAIRHRNLVSLLGYCLENGSQMLVFEYLPNGNMCNHLYDMGQEPSAKLEFKQRVSIALGAAKGLCHLHSLRPPLLHKNFKTANVLVDENFIAKVADAGVSTLLDKIEEADPSHMTNVNVFQDPELEGPGGFTEKSDVYSFGVFLFELVTGHEASHITSLGSYEALIEWVSSFVLSF, from the exons ATGTCGAAATCGGTTGCAACTATAGTTGGAGGTGCTGCAGGGGCACTTGCTTTAATGGCAGTATTCGTTGGACTTGTGTGGTTCTGCAAGTCACAATGTAAAAATGTTTCAAACAAGAATTCAGAGACAGGTTCCTCAGATCCATCCGCACTTG TTGAGTGGAATAGAGGGGCTGGATCAATTTCAGCCACAGGCCAGCCTCTATCTGGAGCCCATGGAGCACGGCAGTTCACAATGGCAGAGTTGGAGCAAGCCACCAGGCCATTTAGTGAAAGTAGTCTCATTGGCTATGGAAGCTTTGGTCCAATATACAAAGGCCTGCTTCTCGATACTGTAGTTGCTATCAAAAGGCGCCCTGGTCCTCCTCGACAAGAATTTGTTGCAGAG GTTAATCATTTGTCAGCGATCCGACATCGCAATTTAGTTAGTCTTCTGGGTTACTGCCTGGAAAATGGCTCTCAAATGTTGGTGTTTGAATATCTACCAAATGGCAACATGTGCAATCATTTATATG ATATGGGGCAAGAGCCATCGGCTAAACTGGAGTTCAAACAGAGGGTATCCATAGCTCTGGGAGCAGCTAAAG GTTTATGCCATTTGCATAGTCTAAGGCCTCCCTTGCTGcacaaaaactttaaaacagCCAATGTATTGGTTGATGAGAACTTCATTGCTAAAGTTGCAGATGCTGGAGTCTCAACTTTACTTGACAAAATAGAAGAAGCAGACCCATCTCACATGACTAATGTCAATGTTTTCCAAGATCCaga GCTAGAAGGACCCGGAGGCTTCACAGAAAAGAGTGATGTTTATAGCTTTGGCGTTTTTCTTTTCGAGCTTGTAACCGGACATGAGGCTTCACATATTACCTCCCTGGGATCTTATGAAGCCTTAATTGAATGG GTCTCTTCCTTTGTTCTTTCCTTTTGA